The proteins below are encoded in one region of Sminthopsis crassicaudata isolate SCR6 chromosome 1, ASM4859323v1, whole genome shotgun sequence:
- the ADAT3 gene encoding putative inactive tRNA-specific adenosine deaminase-like protein 3 — protein MDRVLCPGEHGEEQGSVTEHRAVPWQIFPVLSDQQSQGVELVLAYAVPILDKKKTSRLVKEVSALYPLEGQQHLKRVRACPEEASPHPLEMLVCLARPGKEQAEGPRTLSELLPDEQVDRGGLGEPFLVHVPAHPPLTRTQFEEAKFHWPTAFHEDKYVTSALAGLLFSREEKVKMQAYMKRAIGAARQGAEQGMKAVGAVVVDPATEAVLAVGHDCSSASRPLLHATMVCIDLVAHGQGRGTYSFQSYPACTFSPPENREASASKAGRVRKLEARDEGLPYICTGYDLYVTREPCVMCSMALVHSRIQRVFYGAASPDGALGTKFKIHTRPDLNHRFEVFRGILEDQCCSLVRESKADSRASK, from the coding sequence ATGGACCGTGTCCTGTGCCCAGGGGAACATGGTGAAGAGCAGGGTTCGGTAACGGAGCACAGAGCGGTTCCCTGGCAGATCTTCCCCGTGCTCTCGGATCAGCAGTCTCAGGGTGTCGAGCTGGTCTTGGCATATGCGGTGCCCATCCTGGACAAGAAGAAGACCTCTCGCTTGGTGAAGGAGGTATCCGCCCTGTACCCCCTCGAGGGCCAGCAGCATCTCAAAAGGGTGCGCGCCTGCCCAGAGGAGGCCAGCCCCCACCCGCTGGAGATGCTGGTTTGTTTAGCCAGGCCTGGGAAGGAGCAGGCTGAGGGCCCGCGCACGCTCTCCGAGCTCCTGCCCGACGAGCAGGTGGATCGCGGCGGCCTCGGGGAGCCCTTCCTGGTGCACGTGCCTGCCCACCCCCCTTTGACGAGGACGCAGTTTGAGGAAGCCAAGTTCCACTGGCCTACGGCATTCCATGAGGACAAGTATGTCACCAGTGCCCTCGCAGGGCTCCTCTTCTCCCGGGAGGAAAAGGTGAAGATGCAGGCGTACATGAAGCGAGCCATCGGGGCTGCCCGTCAAGGAGCCGAGCAGGGCATGAAGGCAGTTGGGGCTGTGGTGGTGGATCCGGCCACGGAGGCTGTCCTCGCGGTGGGCCACGACTGCAGCAGTGCTTCGCGCCCCCTGCTGCATGCAACCATGGTGTGCATAGACCTGGTCGCCCATGGGCAGGGCAGGGGCACCTACAGCTTTCAATCTTATCCAGCTTGCACCTTCTCACCACCGGAGAACAGAGAGGCATCAGCCTCAAAAGCTGGCAGAGTGCGGAAACTGGAAGCCAGAGACGAGGGGCTCCCCTACATCTGCACTGGCTACGACCTTTATGTCACCAGGGAACCGTGCGTCATGTGCTCCATGGCCCTGGTGCACTCCCGGATTCAGAGGGTCTTCTACGGGGCAGCGTCGCCTGATGGCGCGCTGGGCACCAAGTTCAAGATTCATACCAGACCGGACCTCAATCACCGATTTGAAGTGTTCAGAGGCATCTTGGAGGACCAGTGCTGTTCCCTAGTCAGAGAGAGCAAGGCAGACAGCCGGGCGTCCAAGTAG